From the genome of Rana temporaria chromosome 8, aRanTem1.1, whole genome shotgun sequence:
AAGTACAATATTCAGCATGTcatttgccacgtcgcctgtcaccagatgcaccCACAGCCCGCCTCTCCCCTATGTCACATCGCTGCTGCCAAAATCAACCCGCTTTACCAATGATTGGGGGGCGCTCAACAGCACCAACTACAGCTTCTTCCGGGTGTCATCTAAccaaccccaacccccccccaggcCGGCCACTGCCGCCGCACACCCTCATAGGGATGCTACCATAACTTGCCAGTACTAGTGCATCCACCTAGATCGGAGCTGGCCCCGATGGGGCTCCTGGGCCATGCCTAGGGGTGCCCGCTCAATAAGACGGCCCTGACGTCCTCTACTATCAGGACTCTCTCACTGCTCCAATGGTCGGGGGATATGAAATACCCCACTGCTCTGTCTTCTCCATACTGAGCTGCCAGGATGGACCAgatggattctgattggtcagcgccaTCACATGTAAAGCAGGgtccaggagggggggaggggatctgGTGTTAGTACAGCTTTACAGTTCTTCTGTAGATGGGATCTAACCCTTTAATAAACCATTGCACTAACAGCTTAGGTTGTCTCCACACTGATGGAGGAGGGATGGTGCCACCCTAGGACACCAGCATTGTAAATCTTGgaggatgttttttttctctccatatTTTGATGTTACAGTTGTACCCAGTTCCATGCCAGAGCTCTGTGAAAGTGGTGACTGTTAGACCAAAGTGACTTATTTTCATAAAATCCAGCCAATCCGATGTAGTAACAATCCACTAACGCGTTTTGGATAATGAAGCCTCAGTCATAACTATTTATTATTCTAGAATTAGCAGATCATATATGGACTCGGTGTGAAGACTTTTCTGATTGATTTTGGAGGGCGAACAGGAGCCCAGTTTCGAGATCGGCATTTCCACTTATTCCaccgacggggggggggaggagctaaAACTCCAGTTATTTGTCATCTActgagattttttatatttttttttccttctttccaacAGATGGATGTGATGTGAGGAATTCCTCGGAGAGACATCTTCTATTATCTGCTGATTGTAAGTCAGAAGATAATGTCATCACACAGGATCCTCCAGGAGGAAatccaaatacacaaaatataaatcACAGACCTTCCTGTCCGGAGACATCAATGGATCCCTCTGATCAGGGGGAATCTTCTCATCAATCACATACTATGATTGTAAATATCCATgtaagatctcacactgcagatagatCAACAGATCCTTCTAATCCCGAGGAATCTTCCTCACCCCATGAAGGAGATCACCGAGGTGACTATCTattctcatgttcagagtgcgggaaatctttcactcaaaAAGCACACCTTGTTAGACATTttagaattcacacgggtgagcgtccttattcttgttcagagtgcgggaaatctttcactcgaaAAGGAAACCTTACGtatcaccagagaattcacacgggtgagcgtcctttcccttgttcagagtgcgggaattcTTTCACTAAGAAGGGAGCACTTACTAGACACCAGAAATTTCACACAGGTGAACGTCCTTTtttatgttcagagtgcgggaaatgtttccatAAGAAATCTAATCTTGTTAGACATCAGAGAAATCACAcgagtgagcgtccttattcatgttcagagtgcgggaaatgtttcactcggAAAGGAACACTCGttgaacaccagagaattcacacgggggagcgtccttattcatgttcagagtgcgggaaatctttcagtgGGAAAGGAAATCTTATTCAGCACCAGAGAGTTCACACGGTTAAGCGtacttattcatgttcagagtgcgggaaatcttacaCTGGGAAAGGAAAACTTGctgaacaccagagaattcacagagGTGAGCGTcgttattcatgttcagagtgcgggaactCTTTCACTCGGAAAATAAATCTTATTCGGCATCAGAgagttcacacaggtgagcgtccttattcatgttcacagtgcgggaaatctttttctgacaaagGAATCCTTGTTAAACATcgaagaattcacacaggtgagcgtcctttcacttgttcagagtgcgggaaatctttcactcagaaaggacattttattacacatcttagaattcacacaggagaacgtccttattcatgttcagagtgcgggaaatctttcaatcgTAAAGGAAAACTTATTCAGCACCTGAGAGTTCACACGGGTgaacgtccttattcatgttcagagtgcgggaactCTTTCCGAATAAAAGATCATCTTGTTAGACACCAGataattcacacgggtgagcacccttattcatgttcagaatgcgggaaatctttcacgaAGAAAGAAAGCCTTGTGCAACATCAAAGACTTCACACGGGggagcgtccctattcatgttcagagtgcgggaaatcttttcaTAAGAAAGTAAACCTTGTGCAACATCAAAGACTTCACACGGGGGAGCGTCCTtactcatgttcagagtgcgggaaatctttccttGAAAAACGAACCCTAGTTAAACATCagaaaattcacacaggtgagcgtccttatttatgtttagagtgcgggaaatgtttcactgaaAAAGAAACACTTGTGAAACATCAAATAGTTCACATGGGTGAGTGTCCTTTGTGATTTTCAGAGTGCAAGAAATCTTTCACTCCTAAAGAATGCCTTGTTGAACATCAGATGAGTATCCCTGTTTTTAtattcagagtgtgggaaacttTTCACTGAGAAAGGCAACCTTCTGCAGCACCAGAGAATTCATATGGGTGCGCTTTCCTCAGGCATATTAAACTATATATGTTATACTTCTCTGCTctttgtaatggttttgcacagagcagccccgatcctcctcttttcaggtccctcGCTGGTGCTTTTAGCCCCTCCCACCTGCTGAATGCCCTCAGAGTAAAGCGCTTGCTATGGGGTCAATCAAGCTGGCTCATTcctgagctgcagctctgtgagtCCATTCAGGCATGGAGCATTGGCCtaccctctctctccctttattggctcactggctgtgattaacagcagtgggagccaatgcctcctcctgctgctgctgcctcAGCC
Proteins encoded in this window:
- the LOC120910026 gene encoding gastrula zinc finger protein XlCGF57.1-like isoform X1, with the translated sequence MEEGDPLYSRDSTQEDHTIPHHHQGEDRINIKAEVKEEVIETYVGGDQPITEEVGMIMKSEQEDISLPFDINGCDVRNSSERHLLLSADCKSEDNVITQDPPGGNPNTQNINHRPSCPETSMDPSDQGESSHQSHTMIVNIHVRSHTADRSTDPSNPEESSSPHEGDHRGDYLFSCSECGKSFTQKAHLVRHFRIHTGERPYSCSECGKSFTRKGNLTYHQRIHTGERPFPCSECGNSFTKKGALTRHQKFHTGERPFLCSECGKCFHKKSNLVRHQRNHTSERPYSCSECGKCFTRKGTLVEHQRIHTGERPYSCSECGKSFSGKGNLIQHQRVHTVKRTYSCSECGKSYTGKGKLAEHQRIHRGERRYSCSECGNSFTRKINLIRHQRVHTGERPYSCSQCGKSFSDKGILVKHRRIHTGERPFTCSECGKSFTQKGHFITHLRIHTGERPYSCSECGKSFNRKGKLIQHLRVHTGERPYSCSECGNSFRIKDHLVRHQIIHTGEHPYSCSECGKSFTKKESLVQHQRLHTGERPYSCSECGKSFHKKVNLVQHQRLHTGERPYSCSECGKSFLEKRTLVKHQKIHTGERPYLCLECGKCFTEKETLVKHQIVHMGECPL
- the LOC120910026 gene encoding gastrula zinc finger protein XlCGF57.1-like isoform X2; amino-acid sequence: MYVGGDQPITEEVGMIMKSEQEDISVHNDTDGCDVRNSSERHLLLSADCKSEDNVITQDPPGGNPNTQNINHRPSCPETSMDPSDQGESSHQSHTMIVNIHVRSHTADRSTDPSNPEESSSPHEGDHRGDYLFSCSECGKSFTQKAHLVRHFRIHTGERPYSCSECGKSFTRKGNLTYHQRIHTGERPFPCSECGNSFTKKGALTRHQKFHTGERPFLCSECGKCFHKKSNLVRHQRNHTSERPYSCSECGKCFTRKGTLVEHQRIHTGERPYSCSECGKSFSGKGNLIQHQRVHTVKRTYSCSECGKSYTGKGKLAEHQRIHRGERRYSCSECGNSFTRKINLIRHQRVHTGERPYSCSQCGKSFSDKGILVKHRRIHTGERPFTCSECGKSFTQKGHFITHLRIHTGERPYSCSECGKSFNRKGKLIQHLRVHTGERPYSCSECGNSFRIKDHLVRHQIIHTGEHPYSCSECGKSFTKKESLVQHQRLHTGERPYSCSECGKSFHKKVNLVQHQRLHTGERPYSCSECGKSFLEKRTLVKHQKIHTGERPYLCLECGKCFTEKETLVKHQIVHMGECPL